The Vicia villosa cultivar HV-30 ecotype Madison, WI linkage group LG1, Vvil1.0, whole genome shotgun sequence genome includes a region encoding these proteins:
- the LOC131642514 gene encoding protein ASPARTIC PROTEASE IN GUARD CELL 1, whose translation MLTFIQSHSFHFLPHFNSMGHSFFNFILFIFLLSLWSSPLAHSRNTPHNAKTTTLDIVSSIKKTYQVLNFNPNLKKQQQKGSSFSSSSFSMQLHSRASIHNSSHSDYKSLTLSRLTRDSARVNSILTQLDPNFNQQKLSGPIISGTSQGSGEYFSRIGIGEPPSQAYVVLDTGSDISWVQCAPCADCYRQADPIFEPSSSASYTPITCQANQCKWLDQSQCHNGHCLYEVSYGDGSYTVGDFITETVTIGATSVNNIAIGCGHNNEGLFVGAAGLLGLGGGPLSFPAQLNSTSFSYCLVDRDSDLVSTLEFDSPLSRNAVTAPLKRNPELNTFYFVGLVGISVGGELLPIPETSFMVDSTEGGGVIVDSGTAVTRLRSDVYDIVRDAFVRGTRDLPAANDVSLFDTCYDLSLRSSVEVPTVAFHFGEGEVLVLPAKNYLVPVDSVGTFCFAFAPTMGSLSIIGNIQQQGTRVSFDLVKSVIGFSPNSC comes from the coding sequence ATGCTCACATTCATCCAATCCCACTCATTTCACTTTCTTCCTCACTTTAACTCAATGGGTCATTCTTTCTTCAATTTCAtcctcttcatcttcctattgtcATTATGGTCTTCTCCATTAGCACATTCTAGAAACACACCACACAATGCCAAAACAACAACACTTGATATTGTTTCTTCCATTAAAAAAACATATCAAGTTCTCAACTTTAACCCAAACcttaaaaaacaacaacaaaagggttcttctttttcttcatcatctttttcTATGCAACTTCATTCAAGAGCTTCCATTCATAACTCTTCACATTCTGACTACAAATCTCTAACATTATCCAGACTCACCCGCGACTCAGCCCGAGTTAACTCAATACTAACTCAGCTAGATCCAAATTTCAACCAACAGAAGCTTTCCGGTCCCATTATCTCCGGAACGAGTCAAGGAAGCGGCGAGTATTTCTCCCGAATCGGAATCGGTGAGCCACCGAGTCAAGCCTACGTCGTCCTCGACACCGGCAGCGACATAAGCTGGGTACAATGCGCACCCTGCGCCGACTGCTACCGCCAAGCCGACCCTATTTTTGAACCTTCTTCATCGGCTTCTTACACGCCGATCACTTGTCAAGCCAATCAATGCAAATGGCTCGACCAATCTCAGTGTCACAACGGTCACTGCCTCTATGAAGTTTCCTACGGCGACGGCTCATACACCGTCGGTGACTTCATCACCGAGACTGTTACAATCGGCGCGACTTCCGTGAACAATATCGCCATCGGCTGCGGTCATAACAACGAAGGCTTATTCGTCGGCGCAGCCGGTTTACTCGGCTTAGGTGGCGGCCCACTTTCTTTCCCGGCTCAGCTTAATTCAACATCGTTTTCATATTGTCTCGTTGATCGTGACTCTGACTTAGTCTCAACGCTAGAGTTTGACTCTCCGTTATCTCGTAACGCCGTTACCGCACCGTTAAAGCGAAACCCTGAGTTAAACACTTTCTACTTTGTGGGACTCGTCGGAATAAGCGTCGGCGGGGAGTTACTTCCGATTCCGGAAACTAGTTTTATGGTTGACTCTACGGAGGGTGGAGGTGTTATAGTGGACTCCGGCACGGCAGTGACACGGTTGCGGAGCGATGTTTATGATATTGTACGCGACGCGTTTGTGAGAGGGACGAGGGATTTACCGGCGGCGAACGACGTGTCGTTGTTTGATACTTGTTATGATTTGTCGTTGAGGTCGAGTGTGGAGGTTCCGACGGTGGCGTTTCATTTTGGGGAAGGGGAGGTGTTGGTGTTGCCGGCGAAGAATTACCTGGTACCGGTTGATTCGGTGGGGACGTTTTGTTTTGCGTTTGCTCCAACGATGGGGTCGTTGTCGATTATTGGGAATATTCAGCAGCAAGGGACACGTGTCAGTTTTGATCTTGTGAAGTCGGTGATTGGGTTTTCACCTAATAGTTGTTGA